The Kineococcus rhizosphaerae genome segment GTTGGCGAGTGCGGCGGTCGCCATGGTTGAGATTGCCTACACGCGGATGATGCTGCGCCGGTTGACCAGGCCGGCGCAGCCCTCACCGCACATCTGAAACAGTCACTCAGAAGCGCTCGCTGGCGCGGACGGCGAGCACCGGGCAGGTCGCCTCCAGCAGGACCCGCTGAGCGGTGCTGCCCAGCAGGGCCTTGCGGACCGGGGAGAGACGGTGGAGGCCGACGACGATGAGTTCCGCGCCGATCTCCTCGGCGATCTCCAGGATCACCTCGGCGACCGAGGTGGAGGAGGCGTCGCGGTGCTCGATGCGGAACGGGACGCCCTCGTCCGTCAGGCGTGCCTGCAGGGCGTCGAGGTCGCGCTCGTCGGCGGCCGTCGGCCTGGTGTACCCGGCCCGGTCGACGGTGTTCACGACGACGACGTCACTGCCGCGCCAGCGCGCCTGCTGGACCGCCTCGGTGACGGCGAGGAACCCGGTGCCGTCGGGGACGTAGCCGACGACGA includes the following:
- a CDS encoding universal stress protein; its protein translation is MSIVVGYVPDGTGFLAVTEAVQQARWRGSDVVVVNTVDRAGYTRPTAADERDLDALQARLTDEGVPFRIEHRDASSTSVAEVILEIAEEIGAELIVVGLHRLSPVRKALLGSTAQRVLLEATCPVLAVRASERF